The sequence CCGCTGTGGCCAAGTACGTCGAGTGGGTCCGGCGTTCGCATCCCGACGAATCGCCCGCCCAGATCATCGAGCGCATGGAAAAGATGTTCCTGCTGGCAGTGACGGGTAGCGGCAGCGCAGTGGGCGCCGCGGCCGCGGTTCCCGGTGTCGGGACGGTGGCATCGATTGCGGCCGTCGGCGCCGAGTCCGCGTTCTTCCTCGAATCAGCGGCGTTGCTGACTCTCGCCGTGGCATCGGTGCACGGCATCTCCGCCACCGACCATCAACAGCGCCGGGCGCTCGTCCTGGCCGTCGCACTCGGTGAATCGGGCATGGAGATCGTCCAGAAGGCGACGGGCGTGACCGCGAAGAACTGGGGGACGGCAATCACCAGCCGCATCCCGGGCCCCACGATGAGAGGCATGAACAGCCGCCTGCTGCGCAAGTTCGTCACCAAGTACGCTGCCCGGCGCAGCGCGCTGATTCTCGGCAAACTCGTGCCTGCCGGGATCGGCGCAGCGATCGGCGGCGCCGGAAACCGGGCCATCGGCAAGGGCGTCGTGAAGAATGCGCGCGAGGCTTTCGGTCCCGCACCTGCCCGCTGGCCGGATCAGCTGCGAGTCGTCGAGGCCTGACCGGTTTCGCGCGGATCAGTGCGCGAAGTGCTGCGCCGCCGAACGTCCGCCGCCCTTCTCGCGTAGTTCGGCGCAGACTTCCTCGATCGCCTCGCAGACCTGCGATCCCAAGTCTGCGCTGAACCCCTCGCGGACGACGATGCGCAGCACCGCCACCTCTTCTGCGTCGGCAGGCATCGTGTAGGCAGGCACTTGCCAACCCCGCGCCCGGAGTTCGTGCGACACGTCGAAGACCGTGAATCCGGGGTCCCCGACGAGCTCGAAGGCGATCACCGGAATGTCACTGCCGTCGCTGATCAACGTGAAGTGCTCGATTTCGGCGATGCGCTTACCCACACGGACCGCGGTGTCGCGCAACGTCTCCATGATCGCCCGGTACCCGGCTCGGCCGAGGCGCAAAAAATTGTAGTACTGCCCCACCACCTGATTGCCGGGACGCGAGAAGTTCAGCGTGAACGTCGGCATATCGCCGCCCAGGTAGTTGACCCGGAACACCAGCCCCTCGGGCAGATACTCACCGCCGCGCCACACGACGAACCCGATACCCGGATACGTCAGCCCGTACTTGTGGCCGCTGACGTTGATCGAGACGACCCGCGGGACCCGGAAGTCCCACAACAGTTCCGGTTGCAGGAACGGGATCACGAAACCCCCGCTGGCCGCGTCGACATGAATCGGGACGTCGGGACCCCCCGACGCCGCCAGTTGCTCGAGTGTGTCGGCGATCTCGGCCACCGGTTCGAGCTCACCGGTATAGGTAGTGCCGATGATCGCCACCACCCCGATGGTGTTCTCGTCGACCGCCCCCCGTACCTGCTCCGACGTGATGATGTACCGGCCCTTCTCCATCGGCAGGTAGACCGGCTCGACGTCGAAGTACCGGCAGAACTTCTCCCACACCACCTGAACATTGCTGCCCAGCACGAGATTCGGCCGGCTGGCGTCCTTGCCTGCCTCTTGACGCTGCGCGCGCCATCGCCACTTCAGTGCGAGACCGGCGAGCATCACCGCCTCGCTCGACCCGATCGTGGAGACACCCGTAGCGCTGGCCTGGTCGGTGGTGGAGAGATCCGGCGCGTGAAAGAGATCAGCGACCATCGACACGCACCGGGACTCGATCGCGGCCGTCGCCGGATACTCGTCCTTGTCGATCATGTTCTTGTCGAACGTCTCCGCCATCAGCTTGTCGGCCTCGGGATCCATCCACGTGGTCACGAACGTAGCGAGGTTCAGCCGCGAGCTACCGTCGAGCATCAACTCGTCGTGAATGAAGCGGTAGGCCGCCTGCGGATCGGTTTCCTCGTCCGGCAACCGCAGCGCCGGGAACGGTTCCACCGACATCCGCCCCGTGTACGCCGGCGCCAGAACATCTCGGTGATGGTGGTGGTGCTTGCTCATGTATGCCCCCAATCGACTTCATACAGGATGCGCTGCGCCGAAGAGCCCTGTACGCCAGTTGGTGAATATCGGGACGGCTGCCCAGTAGGGTCGAGTCGATTCCACACGATCATGTTCAGGGGAGGACGGCTTGACCACTGCAATGCCGGCACGTGTCGCGGCGCCGATCGAGGTGCGCGGGCTGTCGAAGAGCTTCAAGAACGTCACCGCCGTCTCCGACCTCAGTTTCTCCGTTCCGCACGGTTCGATCACCGGTTTCCTCGGCCCCAACGGCTCGGGTAAGACGACGACGCTGCGGATGATCCTCGGACTCGTCCGGCCCAGCGACGGAACCTCCGCAGTCGAGGGCGTCCCGATTCGGGCACTGCGAGATCCTGCCCGCACGGTCGGCGCCGTGCTCGACTCCCAGAGCCTGCACCCTGCGCGCACCGCGCTCGATCACTTGAAGGTGTACGCCTCGGCCATCGGGGTGCCGGACGCGCGGGCCCGACAGGTACTCGCGTTGGTCGGGCTCGAAGACGTGGCGGGGCGTAAGGCCGGCGGATTCTCGCTGGGCATGCGACAGCGCCTTTCGCTCGCGACCGCCCTGCTGGGCGATCCACGCATCCTGGTCCTCGACGAACCGGCCAACGGACTCGATCCCGAGGGGATCGCGTGGCTGCGGGAGTTCCTGAAAGGCTTCGCCGCCTCGGGGCGGACCGTCCTCGTCTCGAGCCACATCCTCCGGGAGGTCGAGCAGACGGTCGACACCCTGGTCATCGTCAGTCGGGGTGCACTCGTTTATCAGGGAAGGATGGAGGACCTGCGGAAGTCGCAGCAGAGCCGCCTACTGGTCGCCTCCTCGAGTCCGGCTGCGCTGGCGACCGCTCTGGCCGCGCGAGGCATCGTCGATGCCCGGTCCCTGGCCGACGGCCGTCTCGCCGTGACGGGTGCGGCACTGGACGTCGTGCAGTCCGTGGCCACCGGAGCCGGAGTGACGATCTTCGGCGCCGTGGCCGAGCACATCGACCTCGAGCAACTCTTCCTGTCGATGACGACCGGCCAGTACGTTGCCGGTGCGAGCGCGGCTTCGCCCTCCGGGTACGGCCCGCCCCCGGCCTACCCCCAGCAGCCCCACTACCCCGGCCACCCGGGTGCCGGCCCTCCTCCGGGCTACGGCGCGCCGGCCGGGTATCCGCCCGCGTATGCCCCGCACCCGCAGGGTCCGATGTCCGGAGGTCCGCGATGACCGCCCTGCTCACCGCGGAATTCCGCAAGGTCACCACGCTGCGGTTCTGGTGGATGCTCGGGCTGACCCCGCTGGTCGTCGGGATGTTCTCGAGCGCCATCTCCCTGCCGGTGCTACGTGCCTTCACCGACGCGTTCGAAGCCGATCCGGCAGACGCCAACCTCGCTGCCACCGTGTTCGGGCTGGCCGTCGCCCTGTCGCTCGTCGTGCTCTTCGCCGCCCTCTTCGGAGCAGTGAATGCCGGTACCGAGTTCCGCTACAAGACACTGACCACCACTTTCCTCACCGCACGTGGCCGAGACGGGGTGATCGGCGCGAAACTGGCCGTCACTGCCGCGTTCGGATTTTTCTACTGCCTCGTCGTCGAGATGATCAGCGTCGCCCTGCTGCTGACGTTCGGCGGAGAGAACTTCGCACTGCGGGGTTCCCTCTTCGCGATGTTGCCCGCTGCGTTGGTTGCTGCCGCATGCTGGGCGCTGATCGGTGGCGGGATGTCGATGCTGACCGGCTCCTCCGTCGGTAGTTGCATCTCACTCGTCGTGTGGTACACCCTCGGCGAGATGATTCTGCGCTCGATCCTCAGCGGCCTCGGCATCGGCGCGGTGGGCGACGTCCTCCCTGTGTCGGCCACCCTGGGGTCCGTCGCCAACGCGGCCGCGGGCAACGACATCGACTGGTTGCCGTTGTGGCCCGCCGCACCGATCGCGGTGGTGGTGTGGACGGCACTCTTCACCCTCGGCGGATGGGCCCTGACTCGCAGTCGCGACATCACCTGAGGAACGCCGCGACTGCGGTGTCGGACCGCAGCGCTAACGTGGACACAGTGGCTAACGTGGACACAGCGGCAGGTGAGAGCACATCCGGCTCAGTGATCGAGCGGGAGCAGACGCGCGTACGCGACACGGTACGGCCCGGCTGGATACGCCGGCTCAGCGCCGAGTGCTGGACACATCGCCGCGCGACCGTGGGGGCTCTGACCGTGACGGTCGTCGCGGCGGGCATCGATATTTCGTTCCCGCTGCTCACCAAGTACGCGCTCGACGCCGCCGGTACGGATCGCGCCACCGAGGTCATCGGCATCGCAGCGCTCCTGATCGCGCTCCTCGCGTGTGTGCGCTTCGCGTGTCAGTACGGCCGGCGGATGCTGGCGGGCAAGCTGTCGCTCGACGTCCAGCACGACCTCAGGCTGGGTCTGCTCGGTGCCCTGCAACGCCTCGACGGACGTGGTCAGGACCAGATTCGCACCGGCCAGGTGGTGTCGCGGTCCATCACCGATCTGCAACTGGTGCAGGGACTCCTCGCGATGGTCCCGTTGTCGGCGGGCGCGTTGCTTCAATTCGTCCTCGCCCTCGGCATCATGGTGTGGCTTTCCCCGCTGCTGACGGTGGTCGCGCTGGTGATCGTCCCCCTCGTCTGTCTCGTCGTCTACGCGATGCGCCCGACGCTGTTCGCCGCCACGTGGTCCGCCCAGCAGCGGGCGGCCGACCTCGCGCAACACGTCGAGGAGACGGTCACCGGGGTGCGCGTCGTGAAGGGCTTCGGGCAGGAACGGCGGGCCGTCGATCAGCTCGAACACCACAGTCGGGCGCTGTATGCGGAACGCCTGCGGGCCGCCCGCATCAACTCCCGCTTCACGCCCACCATGGCCGCACTCCCCCAACTGGGGCTCGTCGGTGTGATCGCGGTCGGCGGCTACCTGGCCCTGCACGGCTCCATCACGATCGGCACCTTCCTCGCCTTCGCCACCTACGTCACGACGATGACGGCGGTGACCCGCACTCTGTCGTCCGTGGTGATCATGGCGCAACTGTCCCGGGCAGCCGTGGAACGGGTGTACGAGGTGATCGACACCGAACCGGAGGTCGCGGATCCACCGCACCCCACCCCGCTGCCGGGCGGACCGCTCGGCGTCGATCTGCGGTCGGTCACCTTCGGGTTCGAGCCGGGCCGCGACACCCTGCGAGGGCTCGACCTGCAGATCGCCCCCGGCGAGACGGTCGCGGTGGTCGGAATGGCGGGATCCGGGAAGACGGCGCTGTCGCTGCTGCTTCCCCGGTTCTACGCGCCCTCCTCGGGCACCGTTGCGCTGACATCCGGCGAGGACGTGTTCGACGTCGCCCAGCTCAGCGCCGAGCACCTTCGTGAAGCCGTCAGCCTCGTCTTCGACGAACCGTTCCTCTTCTCCGACACCATCGCCGCCAACATCGCACTCGGCAGGCCCGATGCCAGCGCCGAGGAGATCCGGGAAGCGGCGACGATGGCGGCGGCCGACGAGTTCGTCTCCGCCCTCCCCGACGGCTACGACACCGTGGTCGGGGAACGCGGTCTCACACTGTCGGGGGGACAGCGCCAGCGGATCGCCCTGGCCCGCGCGCTCCTCACCGACCCGCGGGTCCTGATTCTCGACGATGCGACGTCCGCCGTGGACGCGACCACCGAGGCGTCCATCTTCGAGTCGCTCCGGGCGGGCCGCGGCCGCACCGCGCTCGTCCTCGCGCACCGACGTTCCACCCTGTCGCTCGCCGATCGGGTGGCCGTCCTCGACGGCGGAACGATCATCGACAGCGGCACGGTGGCCGAACTCGACGAACGGTGCGCCCTGTTCCGGGCACTGTTCGCCTCCCCCGAGGAGGGAAACGGTTCGGAAGCAGGCCCGCGCGCGGTCGATCCGATGTCGACCCAGCGCATCCCCTCCGCAGCGGAACTGTGGCCCGAGGGCCCCCGAGAGGTGCCGGACGCCGCTCTCGCCGCCACCACGGCCGGGAGGACCCCGGCGCCCGCCACCGGACCCGGCGGCGGAGGTCGCGGCGGCGGCGGACCGATGGCCGGCGCCCTGGGAAACATCGCGGCCACCCCCGAACTGCAGGCCGCAGTCGACGCTCTGCCTCCCGCGCTCGAAAGCCCGGGCCTCGACACCCGCACCCTGCGGCTACCCGAACCCAACTTCCACCTGTCGCGCACCCTGCGACCGGTCCGCGGCCTACTGTTCGCCGTGGTCGCCTGCCTCGCGCTCGATTCCCTCGCCGGGATCGCCTTCCCCTCCATCGTGCGATTCGCCATCGACAACGGGGTGCTCCCGCAGGACTCGGCGACGCTGTGGACCGCCACCGCGGTCGGTATCGCCCTCGTCGCCGCCGACTGGCTGGTGGTCGCGGCCATGACGGTGCTCACCGCCCGCGCAGGTGAACGCGTCCTCTTCGGACTCCGGGTGCGCAGCTACGCGCACCTGCAGCGGCTCGGCCTCGACTACTACGAGCGGGAGCTTTCGGGCCGGATCATGACCCGCATGACCACCGACGTCGACGCGTTGTCGTCGTTCATCCAGACCGGGATGTCCACCGCGGTGGTCAGTGTGCTCACCGTCGTGGGGATCTCGGTCGCACTCGTCGTCACCGACCTCACTCTCGCCCTCGTCGCCCTCGCCGTCATCCCGCCCCTCGTGCTCGCGACGCTGATCTTTCGCCGGATCTCTTCGGTGGCCTACACGGTGTCCCGGGAACGGATTTCCCTCGTCAACGCCGAGTTCCAGGAAAACATCGCGGGATTGCGCGCCGCGCAGGCCTACCGCCGCGAAGAGTTCGCCGCCCGCAGATTCGCCGAACGCGCCGACAGTTACCGCCGCAGCCGCATGCGGTCCCAGCGCGCGATCTCGCTGTACTTCCCGTTCATCGCGTTCCTCTCGGATCTGGCGCTTGCCGCCGTCGTGTTCGTCGGTGCCCGGCAGGTCGCGGGCGGCGAGACGTCGTCGGGAACGCTCGTCGCCTTCGTGCTGTACCTCGGCCTGCTGTTCGGGCCCATCCAGCAGCTGTCCCAAGTGTTCGACGGCTATCAGCAGGCCAGTGTCGGCCTGCTCCGGATCGGCGATCTGCTCCGCACTCCGAGTTCCATCGAGCGCGCCGCCGGCGACCATCGCACTCGGATCGACGGGCACCTGAGAGGCGAGGTGCGTCTGCGCGACGTCGGCTTCCGCTATTCCGGCGCGGAGAGTGACGCGCTGACCGACATCGACCTCCACATTCCGGCGGGCGCCACGGTAGCGCTGGTCGGCAAGACCGGCGCGGGCAAATCCACCATCGTGAAACTGCTCGCCCGCTTCTACGACCCGACGTCCGGCTCCGTACTCGTCGACGACGTCGACCTGCGTCGCTATTCGCTCGGTGAGTACCGCGGGCGACTGGGCGTGGTCCCGCAGGAGGCGCATCTGTTCACCGGCACGGTCGCGACCAACATCGCGTACGGCAGGCCCGACGCGAGCCGCGAGGAGATCGAGAATGCCGCCCGCGCGGTCGGAGCGCTCGGCACGATCGGCCGGCTGCGGGGTGGGATGCGTCACCCCATCGGCGAGCGCGGGCAGGGACTGTCGGCGGGTCAGCGACAGTTGATCGCGCTTGCTCGCGCCGAACTGGTCGACCCCGACCTCCTGCTCCTGGACGAGGCGACCGCGACCCTCGATCCGGCCACAGAGCAGCTGGTTCTCGAGGCCGGCAGCCGTGTGACCCGGCGCCGGACGTCGGTCGTGGTAGCCCACCGACTGGCCACTGCAGCGCGCGCCGACGTGATCCTCGTCATCGACGAAGGCCGGATCGTGGAGACCGGATCGCACGCCACCCTGCGCTCGGCTGGTGGCCACTATGCGGGACTGTGGGATGCGGCGGAGAGCGGTGCAGGGAATAATCGCGGGGCGAGAACCGTCATCGATGGTGACCCCATCCGATGGCCGTGAGACAGCTCACACGTGCAGGCCTGGCGATTCGCACGTCACACGCGAGGGCTACTCTCATGTATATAGGCGCTCTGATCGGGTACCGAAATAGAAACGAGGCGAACACCTGCCGTGAGCAGCAGCTCTACATCCCAGTTCGGACAGAACCAGTGGTTGGTCGACGAAATGTACCAGCGTTTCCAGGACGATCCGTCGTCCGTGGACGCGAGTTGGCATGAATTTCTGACGGATTACTCCCCCGATGCCGCCGCCAAGGCCGGCGTAGCCAACGGACGCGGCACGAACGGCACCACCACCGCCGCATCTGCTGCCGCTCCCCCCGGCAAGACGTCGCCGCCGCCGGCCGCCAAGGCCGAGACCGCACCCACTTCGGCGACCAAGACGGGCGACGGCGCCCCGGCGAAGTCCGCTGCCAACGGCGCAGCTCCCAAGGCCGCGGCGCCCAAGACGGCCGCACCGAAGGCCGCCCCGGCCAAGACCGCACCGGCCAAGGAGTCGACCGCGAAGGCGTCCGCTCCCGAGACCGCTGCCGAAGAAACGAAGGTTCTGCGCGGCGCCGCTGCTGCCGTCGCGAAGAACATGTCGGCCTCGCTGGCCATTCCGACCGCCACCAGTGTTCGCGCCATCCCTGCGAAGCTGATGTTCGACAACCGGATCGTCATCAACAACCACCTCGCCCGTACCCGCGGCGGCAAGATTTCCTTCACCCACCTGCTGGGTTACGCGATCGTGCAGGCGGTCAAGGCGTTCCCCAACATGAACCGGCACTTCGCGGAGATCGACGGCAAGCCGCACTCCGTCACGCCCGCGCACACCAATCTCGGCCTGGCAATCGATCTGCCGGGCAAGGACGGCAGCCGGTCCCTCGTCGTCGCCGCCATCAAGAACACCGAAACGCACAACTTCACGCAGTTCTACAGCGCCTACGAGGACATCGTCCGGCGCGCGCGTGACGGCAAGCTCACCGGTGAGGACTTCTCGGGCGTCACCATCTCCCTCACCAATCCCGGTGGCATCGGCACCGTGCATTCCGTGCCGCGTCTGATGCAGGGACAGGGCGCCATCATCGGTGCCGGTGCCATGGAGTACCCCGCCGAATTCCAGGGCGCGAGCGACGAGCGCATTGCCGACATGGGCGTCGGCAAGCTGATGACGCTCACCTCGACGTACGACCACCGCATCATCCAGGGTGCCGAGTCCGGCGACTTCCTCCGGACCATTCACAACCTGCTGATCAGCGACGAGTTCTACGACGAGATCTTCCACGCGCTGCACATCCCGTACGAGCCGGTCCGCTGGCGTCAGGATGTGCCCGAAGGCGCGGTCGACAAGAACACCCGCGTCCTCGAGTTGATCGCCGCGTACCGCAACCGCGGTCACCTGATGGCCGACACCGATCCACTGCAGTTCGTCAAGGACAAGTTCCGCAGCCACCCGGACCTCGACGTCATCACGCACGACCTGACCCTGTGGGATCTCGACCGTGAGTTCAAGGTCGGCGGCTTCCACGGCCAGGAGAAGATGAAGCTCCGCGACGTGCTCAGCGTGCTGCGCGACGCGTACTGCCGCCACGTCGGCGTCGAATACACGCACATCCTCGAGCCGGAACAGCAGCAGTGGCTGCAGGACCGCGTCGAGGCGCATCACGTCAAGCCGACGGTCGCTCAGCAGAAGTACATCCTGAGCAAGCTGAATGCCGCCGAGGCATTCGAGACCTTCCTGCAGACCAAGTACGTCGGCCAGAAGCGCTTCTCCCTCGAGGGCGCCGAGTCCGTCATCCCCATGATGGACGCCGTCATCGACCAGGCCGCCGAGCACCAGCTCGACGAGGTCGTCATCGGCATGCCTCACCGTGGTCGCCTGAACGTGCTGGCGAACATCGTGGGTAAGCCGTACTCCAAGATCTTCACGGAGTTCGAGGGCAACATGAACCCGGCTGCCGCGCACGGCTCCGGTGACGTGAAGTACCACCTCGGTGCCGAGGGCACGTACATCCAGATGTTCGGCGACAACGACATCACGGTGTCGCTCACCGCCAACCCGTCCCACCTCGAGGCCGTCGACCCGGTCCTGGAGGGACTGGTCCGCGCCAAGCAGGACATCCTCGACAAGGGTGAGGACGGCTTCACCGTCCTGCCGTTGATGCTGCACGGTGATGCCGCATTCGCGGGTCAGGGCGTGGTGGCGGAGACGCTCAACCTTGCGCTGCTGCGCGGATACCGCACCGGCGGCACCGTCCACATCGTGGTCAACAACCAGGTCGGCTTCACCACCGCCCCGGAGCACTCGCGTTCCTCCGAGTACTGCACCGATGTCGCGAAGATGATCGGCGCGCCGATCTTCCACGTCAACGGTGACGACCCCGAGGCCTGCGTATGGGTTGCCCAGCTCGCTGTCGACTTCCGGGAGAAGTTCCAGAAGGACGTCGTCATCGACATGATCTGCTACCGCCGTCGCGGTCACAACGAGGGCGACGACCCGTCGATGACCCAGCCGGCGATGTACGACGTGATCGACACCAAGCGCAGCGTTCGTAAGAGCTACACCGAATCGCTGATCGGCCGTGGTGACATCTCGCTGAAGGAAGCCGAAGACGCTCTCCGCGACTACCAGGGACAGCTGGAGCGGGTGTTCAACGAGGTTCGCGAGCTGGAGAAGTACAAGCCCGAGCCGAGTGAGTCGGTCGAGCTCGACCAGCCGCTGCCCACCAAGTTGACCACCGCGGTCGATCGTTCGGTCCTCGAGCGGATCGGTGACGCGTTCGTCAACGTGCCCGAGGGTTTCTCGGTGCACCCGCGCGTCAAGCCGGTCGTCGAGAAGCGCCGCGAAATGTCCCGCGAAGGCAAGATCGACTGGGCGTTTGCCGAACTGCTCGCCTTCGGTTCGCTGGTCGACCAGGGCAAGATGGTTCGCCTCTCGGGTCAGGACTCCCGCCGCGGTACGTTCACGCAGCGTCACTCGGTGCTCATCGACCGCAAGACGGGCGACGAGTACACGCCGCTGCAGAACCTCGGCAGCGAGAACCCGGGCAAGTTCCTGGTCTACGACTCAGCACTCAGTGAGTTCGCCGCCGTCGGTTTCGAGTACGGCTACTCCGTGGGCAACCCGGACGCCCTCGTGCTCTGGGAAGCCCAGTTCGGTGACTTCGTCAACGGTGCGCAGTCCATCATCGACGAGTTCATCTCCTCCGGTGAGGCTAAGTGGGGTCAGCTTTCCGACGTCGTGCTGCTCCTTCCGCACGGTCACGAGGGTCAGGGTCCGGACCACACGTCCGGCCGTATCGAGCGCTTCCTCCAGCTGTGCGCCGAGGGATCGATGACGGTGGCCGTGCCGTCTACGCCGGCCAGCTACTTCCACCTGCTGCGTCGCCACTCGCTCGACGGAATCCGCCGCCCGCTGGTGGTGTTCACGCCGAAGTCGATGCTGCGCAACAAGGCCGCCGTGTCCGATATCGAGGACTTCACCACCGGCAAGTTCCGGTCCGTCTTCGAAGAGCCGGTTTACGAGACCGGTGACGGCGACCGCAGCAAGGTCACCCGGGTGCTCCTCGTCAGCGGCAAGCTGTACTGGGAACTGCTCGCAAAGAAGCACAAGGACAACCGCGACGACATCGCGATCGTCCGAATCGAGCAGCTGTACCCGGTGCCGAGCCGTCGCCTGCGTGAAACGCTCGATCGCTACCCGAACGCCGCCGAATTCCGGTGGGTTCAGGAGGAGCCGGCCAACCAGGGTGCATGGCCGTTCTTCGGTCTCGCGCTGCCCGAGTTGCTCCCGGAGAAACTCGCCGGGATCAAGCGGATTTCGCGCCGTTCGATGTCGGCACCGTCCTCGGGTTCGAGCAAGGTCCACGCCGTCGAACAGCAGGAGATTATCGATGAGGCCTTCGGCTGAAGAGCGTGTAACGGCTGAAGCCTTCGGCTGACATCGACTGAACCACCACTGAGCCGGGCCGAGTTCGCTGTACGAAGCGAACTCGGCCCGGCTTTGTGGTGTCCGGACCTGCCCGGCTAGGGGCTTGCGCTGGTGGCCGCGACCAGTGCTGCGGCGATCTCGGGCGCCGCCGCGACCGCGAGGGCGGGCAGCGCTTGTACGTTGAGTTCTATCAATTGCTCGCGGGTGAGCTGCGGATCGCGCAACCAGCTGATCGTGACCTCCTCGACGTATGCGATCCAGCCACGGACGGTCAGTTCCACCGCGGGTGTCCGCTCGACGCCGAGGATCGGGAGCTGCT comes from Rhodococcus oxybenzonivorans and encodes:
- a CDS encoding glutamate decarboxylase: MSKHHHHHRDVLAPAYTGRMSVEPFPALRLPDEETDPQAAYRFIHDELMLDGSSRLNLATFVTTWMDPEADKLMAETFDKNMIDKDEYPATAAIESRCVSMVADLFHAPDLSTTDQASATGVSTIGSSEAVMLAGLALKWRWRAQRQEAGKDASRPNLVLGSNVQVVWEKFCRYFDVEPVYLPMEKGRYIITSEQVRGAVDENTIGVVAIIGTTYTGELEPVAEIADTLEQLAASGGPDVPIHVDAASGGFVIPFLQPELLWDFRVPRVVSINVSGHKYGLTYPGIGFVVWRGGEYLPEGLVFRVNYLGGDMPTFTLNFSRPGNQVVGQYYNFLRLGRAGYRAIMETLRDTAVRVGKRIAEIEHFTLISDGSDIPVIAFELVGDPGFTVFDVSHELRARGWQVPAYTMPADAEEVAVLRIVVREGFSADLGSQVCEAIEEVCAELREKGGGRSAAQHFAH
- a CDS encoding ABC transporter ATP-binding protein, translated to MTTAMPARVAAPIEVRGLSKSFKNVTAVSDLSFSVPHGSITGFLGPNGSGKTTTLRMILGLVRPSDGTSAVEGVPIRALRDPARTVGAVLDSQSLHPARTALDHLKVYASAIGVPDARARQVLALVGLEDVAGRKAGGFSLGMRQRLSLATALLGDPRILVLDEPANGLDPEGIAWLREFLKGFAASGRTVLVSSHILREVEQTVDTLVIVSRGALVYQGRMEDLRKSQQSRLLVASSSPAALATALAARGIVDARSLADGRLAVTGAALDVVQSVATGAGVTIFGAVAEHIDLEQLFLSMTTGQYVAGASAASPSGYGPPPAYPQQPHYPGHPGAGPPPGYGAPAGYPPAYAPHPQGPMSGGPR
- a CDS encoding ABC transporter permease; its protein translation is MTALLTAEFRKVTTLRFWWMLGLTPLVVGMFSSAISLPVLRAFTDAFEADPADANLAATVFGLAVALSLVVLFAALFGAVNAGTEFRYKTLTTTFLTARGRDGVIGAKLAVTAAFGFFYCLVVEMISVALLLTFGGENFALRGSLFAMLPAALVAAACWALIGGGMSMLTGSSVGSCISLVVWYTLGEMILRSILSGLGIGAVGDVLPVSATLGSVANAAAGNDIDWLPLWPAAPIAVVVWTALFTLGGWALTRSRDIT
- a CDS encoding ABC transporter ATP-binding protein gives rise to the protein MGPDSQSRHHLRNAATAVSDRSANVDTVANVDTAAGESTSGSVIEREQTRVRDTVRPGWIRRLSAECWTHRRATVGALTVTVVAAGIDISFPLLTKYALDAAGTDRATEVIGIAALLIALLACVRFACQYGRRMLAGKLSLDVQHDLRLGLLGALQRLDGRGQDQIRTGQVVSRSITDLQLVQGLLAMVPLSAGALLQFVLALGIMVWLSPLLTVVALVIVPLVCLVVYAMRPTLFAATWSAQQRAADLAQHVEETVTGVRVVKGFGQERRAVDQLEHHSRALYAERLRAARINSRFTPTMAALPQLGLVGVIAVGGYLALHGSITIGTFLAFATYVTTMTAVTRTLSSVVIMAQLSRAAVERVYEVIDTEPEVADPPHPTPLPGGPLGVDLRSVTFGFEPGRDTLRGLDLQIAPGETVAVVGMAGSGKTALSLLLPRFYAPSSGTVALTSGEDVFDVAQLSAEHLREAVSLVFDEPFLFSDTIAANIALGRPDASAEEIREAATMAAADEFVSALPDGYDTVVGERGLTLSGGQRQRIALARALLTDPRVLILDDATSAVDATTEASIFESLRAGRGRTALVLAHRRSTLSLADRVAVLDGGTIIDSGTVAELDERCALFRALFASPEEGNGSEAGPRAVDPMSTQRIPSAAELWPEGPREVPDAALAATTAGRTPAPATGPGGGGRGGGGPMAGALGNIAATPELQAAVDALPPALESPGLDTRTLRLPEPNFHLSRTLRPVRGLLFAVVACLALDSLAGIAFPSIVRFAIDNGVLPQDSATLWTATAVGIALVAADWLVVAAMTVLTARAGERVLFGLRVRSYAHLQRLGLDYYERELSGRIMTRMTTDVDALSSFIQTGMSTAVVSVLTVVGISVALVVTDLTLALVALAVIPPLVLATLIFRRISSVAYTVSRERISLVNAEFQENIAGLRAAQAYRREEFAARRFAERADSYRRSRMRSQRAISLYFPFIAFLSDLALAAVVFVGARQVAGGETSSGTLVAFVLYLGLLFGPIQQLSQVFDGYQQASVGLLRIGDLLRTPSSIERAAGDHRTRIDGHLRGEVRLRDVGFRYSGAESDALTDIDLHIPAGATVALVGKTGAGKSTIVKLLARFYDPTSGSVLVDDVDLRRYSLGEYRGRLGVVPQEAHLFTGTVATNIAYGRPDASREEIENAARAVGALGTIGRLRGGMRHPIGERGQGLSAGQRQLIALARAELVDPDLLLLDEATATLDPATEQLVLEAGSRVTRRRTSVVVAHRLATAARADVILVIDEGRIVETGSHATLRSAGGHYAGLWDAAESGAGNNRGARTVIDGDPIRWP